Proteins found in one Pelmatolapia mariae isolate MD_Pm_ZW linkage group LG7, Pm_UMD_F_2, whole genome shotgun sequence genomic segment:
- the sigmar1 gene encoding sigma non-opioid intracellular receptor 1, whose product MSLLKIISRLLVFAGVTVLTVLLLRHWLASKQYVFNREDVAKLAKQYAGQDHEQAFSKVVVELRKRYPGHILPDEDLQWVFVNAGGWMGSMCVLHASLTEYLILFGTAVDTGGHSGRYWAEISDTIISGTFRQWKEGTTKSEIYYPGDTIVHAVGEATSVQWSAGTWMVEYGRGFIPSTLGFALADTFFSTQDFLTMYYTFNAYMKGLLLEAGTLLTEAGVL is encoded by the exons ATGTCCCTGCTCAAAATCATTTCAAGACTTCTGGTGTTCGCCGGAGTCACCGTCCTGACCGTGCTGTTGTTGCGGCATTGGTTGGCCAGCAAGCAGTATGTGTTCAACAGAGAAGACGTCGCCAAATTGGCCAAACAGTATGCAG GACAGGACCATGAGCAGGCTTTCTCCAAAGTGGTGGTGGAGCTGAGAAAAAG GTATCCTGGACACATCCTCCCTGATGAGGACTTGCAGTGGGTGTTTGTGAATGCTGGAGGCTGGATGGGCTCCATGTGTGTCCTCCATGCCTCTCTCACAGAGTACTTGATACTGTTTGGCACTGCGGTGGACACTGGAGGACACTCAG GTCGTTATTGGGCTGAGATTTCTGATACCATCATTTCTGGAACCTTCAGACAGTGGAAAGAGGGGACAACCAAGAGTGAAATATACTATCCTG GTGACACCATTGTGCATGCTGTAGGAGAGGCTACGTCAGTCCAGTGGAGTGCTGGGACTTGGATGGTGGAGTATGGCAGAGGTTTCATCCCTTCCACGCTGGGCTTTGCTTTAGCAGACACCTTTTTCAGCACCCAGGACTTCCTCACAATGTACTACACTTTTAATGCCTACATGAAGGGTTTGCTACTTGAGGCTGGTACACTACTTACAGAAGCTGGAGTTTTATAA